From one Chlamydiifrater phoenicopteri genomic stretch:
- the uppS gene encoding polyprenyl diphosphate synthase, which produces MSNAAPPTPQAENVKNSRTIDSIISRLRKKSIPRHVAIIMDGNRRWSWLNSPDLAKEGIFKGHQKGAEVLMDLIPTTKALGIETLTLFAFSTENRNRAPKEVAQIFSLICHCIDEKKSWLKEQGIKFECIGNLEGLPEEVREKVLDISEETKDQNQLRLALALNYGAKDEIVRAFKKIHQDLLTNKIALNNLTEDLVSSYLDTAKFGNPDLLIRTGGEMRVSNFLLWQIAYTELYMTKVLWPNFGSLDFIKAIWAFQKRCRRGGL; this is translated from the coding sequence ATGTCCAACGCTGCCCCCCCCACCCCACAAGCAGAAAACGTTAAAAATTCTCGAACTATAGATTCCATTATCTCTCGCTTGCGCAAGAAAAGCATCCCCAGACATGTTGCTATTATTATGGATGGCAATAGACGCTGGAGTTGGCTGAATAGTCCAGATTTAGCAAAAGAAGGTATCTTTAAGGGCCATCAGAAAGGAGCTGAAGTACTCATGGACCTAATCCCTACTACTAAGGCCTTGGGGATAGAAACCTTAACACTTTTTGCGTTCTCTACAGAAAATCGCAACAGAGCACCCAAAGAAGTTGCTCAAATTTTTTCTCTGATTTGTCACTGTATCGATGAAAAAAAATCGTGGTTAAAGGAACAAGGAATTAAATTTGAGTGTATAGGCAATTTAGAAGGCCTTCCAGAAGAAGTAAGAGAAAAAGTCTTAGATATTTCAGAAGAAACTAAAGATCAAAACCAGCTTCGATTAGCTCTAGCTCTTAACTATGGCGCTAAAGACGAGATAGTCCGAGCGTTTAAAAAAATACACCAAGATTTACTAACAAATAAAATCGCTTTAAACAACCTTACTGAAGATCTTGTGAGCTCCTATTTAGATACGGCAAAGTTTGGCAATCCAGATTTATTGATCCGAACTGGAGGGGAAATGCGTGTCAGTAATTTCCTTTTATGGCAAATAGCCTATACAGAGCTTTACATGACTAAGGTCCTCTGGCCTAACTTTGGGTCTTTGGATTTCATCAAAGCTATATGGGCATTCCAAAAGCGTTGTAGAAGAGGAGGTTTATGA
- a CDS encoding phosphatidate cytidylyltransferase: MSKEKSFGHGDLFQRVVVHSLVLAFLVLLLYTSLSYVGSWTVGLVLSLLGALGTYEYCLMLKKKVKFKPTYHPILGTFGVLFLSFLVIRWQDILPAYCQKLPSIYVFLWTVWVLFSFCSSKKSPLITAGTSIFSVLYLSVPLYLFLKVLYGFLSSSQPYLGVWWTSFLIATTKGADIFGYFFGKAFGKRQISPNLSPNKTVAGFIAGCLGSMFIAALFCFQIPPKFIPFIAHPSFLLPLGLILGICGFFGDILESGFKRDADIKDSNKIPSVGGILDNLDSLLLSTPVLYFCLSLTQSGVFGV, encoded by the coding sequence ATGAGTAAAGAGAAAAGTTTTGGACACGGGGATCTTTTCCAGAGAGTTGTCGTTCATTCTCTGGTGCTAGCTTTTTTGGTTCTCTTGCTTTACACCTCTCTTTCTTATGTAGGGTCTTGGACCGTAGGACTTGTTCTCTCCCTGTTGGGAGCTCTTGGGACTTATGAGTACTGTCTAATGTTGAAAAAGAAAGTGAAATTTAAACCTACTTACCACCCCATCCTAGGAACCTTTGGCGTTTTGTTTTTGTCTTTCTTAGTGATTCGCTGGCAAGATATTCTTCCCGCCTATTGTCAAAAATTACCAAGTATTTACGTCTTCTTGTGGACTGTGTGGGTTCTATTTTCTTTCTGTTCTTCTAAAAAGTCTCCATTAATAACCGCAGGGACAAGTATTTTCTCCGTCCTTTATCTTTCCGTCCCCTTGTACCTCTTTTTAAAAGTTCTTTACGGCTTTCTTTCTTCTTCTCAACCCTATCTAGGAGTTTGGTGGACGAGTTTTCTAATAGCAACTACCAAAGGAGCAGACATTTTTGGATATTTCTTTGGTAAAGCCTTTGGCAAAAGACAAATTTCTCCTAATCTAAGCCCCAATAAAACCGTTGCAGGGTTTATAGCTGGGTGTTTAGGTTCTATGTTCATTGCAGCTTTGTTTTGCTTCCAAATCCCTCCTAAATTTATTCCCTTTATTGCGCATCCCAGTTTCCTTCTTCCTCTTGGATTAATTCTAGGAATCTGTGGATTCTTCGGGGATATCTTAGAATCTGGCTTCAAGCGAGACGCTGACATTAAGGATAGTAATAAAATTCCTTCTGTTGGCGGTATCTTAGATAATTTAGACTCTTTACTTCTCTCCACGCCTGTCTTATACTTCTGCCTTTCTCTTACACAAAGTGGAGTATTTGGAGTATAA
- the cmk gene encoding (d)CMP kinase yields the protein MLVTIDGPSGTGKSSVAKAVAEALAFNYCNTGAMYRTLAYAYLKTGCSDTSKLLCEEGLFSFSFSSMQPLQSFFKGEPLSPVDLSEPAVTKTASDLAKDPEVRRFMQKQQREYAKLGNCVFEGRDMGSKVFPEAQIKIFLTATPEVRALRRLKDYPENSISYEELKAALVARDKEDSQRKNDPLTVPEGAFIIDSSELSIKEVTHKILEIISQKL from the coding sequence ATGCTTGTAACTATTGATGGACCTTCCGGAACAGGAAAAAGCTCTGTGGCTAAGGCTGTAGCAGAAGCTTTGGCTTTCAATTACTGCAATACGGGAGCTATGTACCGAACATTGGCGTATGCCTATTTAAAAACGGGTTGTTCGGACACGTCTAAGCTCCTCTGTGAAGAAGGTTTGTTTTCCTTTTCGTTCTCTTCGATGCAGCCTCTACAATCATTCTTCAAAGGCGAGCCTTTATCTCCCGTTGATCTTTCAGAACCTGCAGTTACAAAGACAGCCTCAGATTTAGCCAAAGATCCTGAAGTACGAAGGTTTATGCAGAAACAGCAAAGAGAGTACGCAAAGCTCGGCAATTGTGTTTTTGAAGGACGAGACATGGGGTCTAAAGTATTCCCTGAAGCGCAGATAAAAATTTTTTTGACAGCAACCCCTGAAGTTCGAGCTCTCCGACGGCTTAAGGACTACCCTGAAAATTCTATCTCTTACGAAGAACTAAAAGCAGCTCTGGTAGCTCGGGACAAGGAAGATTCTCAAAGAAAAAATGATCCACTAACTGTACCCGAAGGGGCCTTTATTATCGACTCCTCAGAACTTTCCATAAAAGAAGTAACTCATAAGATCCTCGAGATAATTTCGCAAAAATTATGA
- a CDS encoding lysophospholipid acyltransferase family protein: MIIYYIARPLFALLFFLFYRIQVFGNKSLTKEGAVITPNHASYYDGIVVQLSIKGPVYHFVKASLFQSKFSNFLMRSIHCIPVAKRKNNLSSIKEATDLVKKGNKLVIYPEGTRTPDGNLQPGQSGAGMLVISLGVPAIPVYVANTYKIFNRHMKIPKLFKKIPVVFGSPIYFDDIRKDSSLTNKEAYQKAVDRIMDRIAHLKTWYENGCVGEAP; this comes from the coding sequence ATGATAATTTACTACATTGCTAGACCTCTGTTTGCTTTGCTATTTTTTTTATTTTATCGAATACAAGTCTTTGGGAATAAGTCCCTCACAAAAGAGGGAGCTGTAATCACCCCTAATCATGCTTCCTATTACGATGGCATAGTAGTTCAGCTCTCCATCAAGGGCCCCGTCTATCACTTCGTAAAAGCTTCTTTATTTCAGTCGAAGTTTTCAAACTTTCTTATGAGATCTATCCACTGCATTCCCGTCGCAAAAAGGAAAAATAACCTGTCTTCTATTAAAGAAGCCACAGACTTAGTTAAAAAAGGAAATAAATTAGTCATTTACCCTGAAGGAACAAGAACTCCTGATGGGAACTTACAGCCAGGGCAATCGGGAGCTGGAATGCTTGTCATATCTCTGGGTGTTCCTGCTATTCCTGTTTATGTAGCGAATACATACAAAATTTTTAACCGCCATATGAAAATTCCCAAGCTATTTAAAAAAATCCCTGTTGTTTTCGGCTCTCCTATCTATTTTGACGACATTCGTAAAGACTCTTCTTTAACCAACAAAGAAGCTTATCAAAAAGCTGTTGATAGAATTATGGATCGAATAGCACATCTAAAAACATGGTATGAAAATGGTTGCGTAGGAGAGGCTCCCTGA
- the argS gene encoding arginine--tRNA ligase gives MTYSSKRLRLWLENICSNAFQKAFPELLNIHPEITLATKEAFGHFQCNEAMKLAKPLKRSPVMIANEVLQHIPKEYFSIVEVAGAGFINFTLSQRFLEENLQTLPSLLTPGSLIEKRLRIIVDYSSPNTAKDMHVGHLRSTIIGDCLAKVYSFLGHDVLKLNHIGDWGTAFGMLIAYIQENNLKDQEDIENLTSLYQKSRARFDEDEKFKSQARKNVVLLQKGDPKIIKIWESICEASRKAFNKIYSLLDVSIEERGESFYNPFLPKVIEDLEEKGLVTLSDGAKCVFHDNFPIPLMIQKSDGGYSYDTTDIAAMRYRIETDRADKIIIVTDSGQSLHFNLVAATALAAGYLPSEKSFTHVGFGLVLDTQGKKFKTRSGESIKLIDLLLTAINKAMAILLERDSSITPEEAQRKAQILGINAVKYADLSCHRTSDYVFSFDKMLRFEGNTAMFILYSYVRIQGIKRRLQVDNISEARGPISLENPAEKALAFKLLCFPDVLLKVAEELFPHLLTDYLYELAEKFNIFFRDCHIEGSEYQESRLNLCLLTERILSTGMSLLGLQTLDSL, from the coding sequence ATGACTTACTCTTCTAAAAGATTAAGACTTTGGCTAGAAAACATTTGTAGTAATGCTTTTCAAAAAGCTTTCCCAGAGTTATTGAATATTCATCCGGAGATCACTTTAGCAACAAAAGAAGCATTTGGACACTTCCAATGCAATGAAGCCATGAAGCTGGCAAAGCCTCTTAAACGTTCTCCCGTGATGATAGCCAACGAAGTTTTGCAGCATATTCCCAAGGAATACTTTTCTATAGTAGAAGTTGCCGGAGCAGGATTCATTAACTTTACGCTTTCTCAAAGATTTCTGGAAGAAAATCTCCAAACCCTCCCTTCCTTACTTACTCCAGGATCTTTGATAGAAAAACGTTTACGTATAATTGTAGACTACTCGTCTCCGAATACTGCCAAGGATATGCATGTAGGGCATCTGAGATCCACAATCATTGGCGACTGTCTTGCCAAAGTCTATTCTTTTCTTGGGCACGATGTCCTCAAACTCAACCACATCGGAGATTGGGGCACAGCCTTTGGAATGTTAATCGCTTACATTCAAGAAAATAATCTTAAAGATCAGGAGGACATAGAAAATCTCACTTCTCTATATCAAAAAAGTAGAGCTCGTTTCGATGAAGACGAGAAATTCAAGTCTCAGGCAAGAAAGAATGTCGTTCTCTTACAAAAAGGAGATCCCAAAATTATAAAAATTTGGGAAAGCATCTGCGAAGCCTCTAGAAAGGCCTTTAATAAAATTTATTCTCTTCTTGATGTATCTATAGAAGAGCGAGGAGAGTCTTTTTATAATCCCTTCCTTCCGAAAGTAATTGAAGATCTAGAAGAAAAAGGACTTGTCACCCTCTCTGATGGAGCAAAGTGTGTCTTTCACGATAATTTTCCTATTCCTCTCATGATTCAAAAAAGTGATGGTGGATATAGCTACGATACCACAGATATCGCCGCTATGCGTTATCGAATAGAAACAGATCGCGCAGATAAAATTATTATCGTTACAGATTCTGGCCAATCTTTGCATTTCAATTTGGTTGCAGCAACAGCGCTGGCTGCTGGCTATTTGCCATCAGAAAAGTCTTTTACCCACGTTGGATTTGGATTAGTACTTGATACTCAAGGGAAAAAATTCAAAACCCGATCAGGAGAAAGTATTAAACTGATAGACCTCTTGCTTACAGCGATCAATAAAGCCATGGCAATTCTGTTAGAAAGAGACTCATCGATAACACCGGAAGAGGCTCAAAGGAAGGCTCAAATTTTGGGCATTAATGCAGTAAAGTATGCAGACCTTTCTTGCCATAGAACCAGCGATTACGTCTTTTCCTTCGACAAAATGCTGCGTTTCGAAGGCAATACGGCCATGTTTATTTTATACTCTTACGTTCGTATTCAGGGAATAAAACGACGCCTACAAGTGGACAATATTTCTGAAGCAAGAGGACCTATTTCCCTCGAAAACCCAGCAGAAAAAGCCTTAGCCTTCAAGTTACTCTGCTTCCCAGACGTATTACTCAAAGTAGCTGAGGAACTTTTTCCCCACTTGTTGACCGATTACCTTTACGAGCTTGCAGAGAAGTTTAACATCTTCTTCCGCGACTGCCACATAGAAGGTTCTGAATATCAAGAATCTAGACTAAACCTGTGCTTGCTAACAGAAAGAATTCTATCAACTGGAATGTCTCTATTAGGACTTCAAACTTTAGATTCTCTTTGA
- the murA gene encoding UDP-N-acetylglucosamine 1-carboxyvinyltransferase, whose translation MKTLEVFGGCSLTGTVKVSGAKNSATKLLVASLLSDQKCVLRNIPDIGDVRFTVELCREVGAKIKWDKQAQVIEIHTPKIATTSISSCFSKVNRIPVLLIGALLSRTRQQVVVPIVGGDAIGERTVNFHLEGLKCLGAEAFLDKRGYCAHAKDGLIGAHIELPYPSVGATENLIFAAVRASGRTLIKNAALEAEIIDLIMFFQKMGVTITTDNDRTIEIFGSQSFNEVDHTVIPDKIEAASFGMSAVVTDGRIFVQGARHSDMLPFLNGLREIGGGFIVKDDGIEFFRERALKGGVVVETDVHPGFLTDWQQPFAVLLTQAKGSSVIHETVHENRLKYLSGLRAMGADCELFYQCLSSKDCRYKAGNYPHSAVIRGVTPLQAAEVCIPDLRAGFAYVMAALIAEGEKSVIRGAELLDRGYNKLVTNLESLGAKIRVSKNLTNKTQEYAFC comes from the coding sequence ATGAAAACTTTAGAGGTGTTTGGTGGGTGTTCTTTAACAGGAACGGTTAAAGTCTCTGGAGCTAAAAACTCTGCAACAAAATTGTTGGTAGCATCACTGTTATCTGATCAAAAATGTGTTCTTCGAAATATTCCCGATATTGGAGATGTGCGGTTCACTGTCGAGTTGTGCCGCGAAGTAGGAGCCAAAATTAAGTGGGATAAGCAAGCTCAAGTGATTGAAATTCACACTCCAAAGATAGCTACAACCAGTATATCTTCGTGTTTCTCTAAAGTTAATCGTATCCCTGTTTTACTTATAGGAGCTTTATTATCAAGAACTAGACAGCAAGTTGTTGTTCCGATAGTGGGCGGCGATGCTATAGGGGAGCGAACAGTTAACTTTCACTTGGAAGGTCTTAAGTGTTTGGGCGCAGAAGCTTTCTTAGATAAAAGAGGATACTGTGCTCATGCAAAGGATGGATTGATAGGAGCACACATAGAACTTCCATATCCTTCCGTAGGAGCGACAGAAAACTTAATATTTGCAGCAGTGAGGGCTTCTGGTAGGACTTTAATAAAAAATGCTGCGTTGGAAGCAGAAATTATCGATTTGATTATGTTTTTCCAGAAGATGGGAGTAACTATCACAACGGACAATGATAGAACTATAGAAATTTTTGGTTCACAAAGTTTTAATGAAGTGGATCATACAGTGATCCCAGATAAGATAGAGGCGGCATCTTTTGGTATGTCTGCTGTGGTAACTGATGGAAGGATTTTTGTTCAAGGAGCTCGTCATTCTGACATGTTGCCGTTTCTCAATGGTTTAAGAGAGATTGGTGGCGGGTTTATTGTTAAGGATGACGGAATAGAGTTTTTCCGTGAGAGAGCATTGAAAGGTGGTGTCGTAGTTGAAACGGACGTGCATCCTGGGTTCCTTACAGATTGGCAGCAACCCTTTGCAGTATTGTTGACCCAAGCAAAAGGCTCTTCTGTAATACATGAAACAGTTCATGAAAATCGTTTGAAATATTTGTCAGGACTGCGTGCTATGGGAGCAGACTGCGAATTGTTTTATCAATGTCTGAGTTCCAAAGATTGTCGCTATAAGGCAGGCAACTATCCTCATAGCGCAGTAATCAGAGGTGTGACCCCTTTACAGGCAGCAGAAGTATGTATTCCGGATTTAAGAGCCGGGTTTGCTTACGTTATGGCGGCACTAATTGCTGAAGGAGAAAAAAGCGTTATTCGTGGAGCAGAGTTATTGGATCGTGGGTACAATAAGCTGGTAACGAATCTCGAGTCATTGGGAGCAAAAATTCGTGTTTCTAAAAATCTCACCAACAAAACTCAAGAATATGCATTTTGTTAG
- the tarP gene encoding type III secretion system actin-recruiting effector Tarp gives MSSPIGNNQGVNVDVPITPTTTTTTGGIGEHSVTTTATGQTSETATTTGSVATGSLQQTGGAGSVNVTSSDGNVSGVTVNGESVKISTSGNTQATSTADKTESASSSVLFFKESSGTERSETLDAINEDLGGPTEAAGGRRDSVSSTSSESSLDSLYSLRGSEMSETEAAQQVGPGGLPQNAIPSYDPTSKASIIEFLKNPNVQGKMQTKGGHYVYVDEARSSFIFVKNGDWSTAESIKVTNGRTKADLTNPKTLEDCIAKFCVGFKELESSWNNVVKPGLENKSGATGDYSHLILNMKFKTAVVYGPWNTKENSTAYTPSAWRRGAELKVNKEIFGDVGGLKPLSWQSTPRPTDADFHFDSETSKPQPQPQPQPYPPFQMPSINININNTNNNNVGGGDSNTKGADNVDTSNKTDETNKTEETNEADETNETESTDGTSETSQSEDVVDGKIEEEGNGADNEAPPPPPSGGDRINANILPSNDLKTLLLHVRQHLDTVYDENGNHHTGSQDLGNVVRTSENGTWVPTVRLAEGSSDTARTEGPQGPDTDDGGVGGTGGGNNDVQETPSDDDSSKTKGTDETDSSTKTSDDSGKGKGIGGDDNGAELMDILSRVRKHLNVVYPGGGNEGPVNVNRNLGEVIQEAEAGRADSGTFATGESGSGDEGFVTATVSGGIAKTAQLVKNESANPSDGSGQSVSGKKGPPVPPKPSNLAARVAQGGAGTSRATSTPPQPANTATKMMGKQFGLQTSTRDLLKEVRGHLDNVYPTGGRGQPQNVGSSLGSVVSRFREETGSGGILHTETVRTEGQSNSTSSTNEQINAQGGAVKALAKMFENASNKNQ, from the coding sequence ATGTCATCTCCCATAGGAAATAATCAAGGCGTCAATGTCGATGTACCAATAACTCCTACAACAACAACTACTACGGGCGGTATTGGCGAGCACTCCGTAACAACAACAGCTACAGGACAAACCTCTGAGACAGCTACCACAACAGGCTCTGTAGCAACAGGATCCTTGCAACAAACCGGGGGAGCGGGAAGCGTAAACGTAACTTCTTCTGACGGGAACGTTTCTGGCGTAACTGTCAATGGCGAATCTGTAAAAATTTCCACTTCGGGAAACACACAAGCTACTTCCACCGCAGACAAAACGGAATCCGCTTCCAGCTCCGTGCTGTTCTTCAAAGAAAGCTCTGGAACAGAACGATCCGAAACCTTAGACGCTATTAATGAAGACCTAGGAGGCCCTACAGAAGCTGCTGGAGGACGTAGAGATTCTGTCTCCAGTACTTCTAGTGAAAGTTCTTTAGACTCCCTGTACAGTCTTAGGGGTTCCGAAATGAGTGAAACTGAGGCAGCACAACAAGTGGGACCCGGAGGTCTGCCTCAAAATGCTATACCATCTTATGACCCAACAAGTAAGGCTTCGATCATTGAATTCTTAAAAAACCCTAACGTACAAGGGAAGATGCAAACAAAAGGCGGACATTATGTTTACGTCGATGAAGCTCGTTCTAGTTTCATTTTCGTAAAAAATGGAGACTGGAGCACCGCCGAATCTATAAAAGTTACCAATGGAAGAACTAAAGCAGACCTTACAAACCCAAAGACTTTGGAAGACTGCATAGCTAAGTTTTGTGTCGGATTCAAAGAATTAGAAAGTAGTTGGAATAACGTTGTAAAGCCTGGTCTAGAGAATAAGTCTGGGGCCACCGGAGATTATTCCCATTTAATACTTAACATGAAGTTCAAGACTGCTGTCGTATATGGTCCATGGAATACCAAGGAAAATTCTACAGCCTATACACCATCTGCATGGAGACGTGGTGCTGAGCTTAAAGTGAACAAAGAAATTTTCGGAGATGTTGGTGGACTAAAGCCTCTTAGCTGGCAAAGCACACCACGACCTACAGATGCAGACTTCCACTTTGACTCAGAAACCTCTAAACCCCAACCGCAGCCTCAACCTCAACCATATCCTCCCTTCCAAATGCCATCGATTAATATCAACATCAATAATACTAATAACAACAATGTTGGCGGTGGAGATAGTAATACGAAAGGAGCTGATAACGTCGACACTTCTAATAAAACTGATGAGACAAATAAAACCGAAGAAACCAATGAAGCTGATGAAACTAACGAGACCGAAAGCACTGACGGAACTTCGGAAACATCTCAATCAGAAGATGTTGTTGATGGCAAAATCGAAGAAGAAGGAAACGGAGCTGACAACGAAGCTCCGCCACCACCACCCTCTGGAGGAGACAGAATCAACGCAAACATACTGCCTTCCAATGACTTAAAAACCCTTTTATTACACGTTCGACAACATCTTGACACCGTGTACGATGAAAATGGTAATCACCATACTGGAAGTCAAGATTTGGGTAATGTCGTTAGAACAAGTGAAAACGGAACATGGGTTCCGACAGTTAGACTTGCTGAAGGTAGTAGTGACACAGCCAGAACCGAAGGTCCTCAAGGACCTGATACTGATGACGGAGGCGTTGGAGGCACTGGAGGCGGAAACAATGATGTTCAAGAAACTCCTTCCGACGATGATTCTTCAAAAACAAAAGGCACAGATGAAACAGACTCCTCTACAAAAACTTCCGATGATTCAGGAAAAGGTAAAGGGATTGGAGGGGATGACAACGGTGCAGAACTCATGGATATTTTAAGTAGAGTTCGTAAACACCTGAATGTTGTATATCCTGGAGGCGGCAACGAAGGTCCTGTAAATGTCAACAGAAACCTTGGGGAAGTTATCCAAGAAGCTGAGGCTGGAAGAGCTGATTCTGGTACCTTTGCTACTGGCGAATCAGGCAGTGGCGATGAAGGTTTTGTTACCGCTACAGTCTCTGGTGGCATAGCTAAAACAGCCCAGTTAGTAAAAAATGAATCTGCTAATCCCTCTGATGGTTCTGGGCAAAGCGTTTCTGGGAAAAAAGGCCCTCCCGTGCCACCGAAACCTTCTAACCTTGCAGCAAGAGTGGCACAGGGTGGAGCAGGAACAAGTAGAGCAACATCTACACCTCCTCAACCAGCGAATACTGCAACCAAAATGATGGGCAAGCAGTTTGGTCTACAAACAAGTACCAGAGATTTGTTGAAGGAAGTCCGAGGACATCTCGATAACGTTTATCCAACGGGCGGAAGAGGACAACCCCAAAATGTAGGAAGTTCTCTAGGAAGCGTGGTTTCCAGATTCAGGGAGGAAACAGGCTCTGGAGGCATTCTTCACACGGAAACGGTAAGAACAGAAGGACAGAGCAACAGCACGTCTTCTACCAACGAGCAAATCAACGCACAAGGTGGAGCTGTGAAAGCCCTTGCGAAGATGTTCGAAAACGCTTCTAACAAGAATCAGTAG